One Archocentrus centrarchus isolate MPI-CPG fArcCen1 chromosome 14, fArcCen1, whole genome shotgun sequence DNA window includes the following coding sequences:
- the vkorc1l1 gene encoding vitamin K epoxide reductase complex subunit 1-like protein 1 — MAAPVLRVSTPRWERIARLLVCLLGILLSIYAFHVEREKARDASYKALCDISSSISCSKVFSSRWGRGFGLLGSIFGNDSALNQPNSAYGIVFYAFQLLLGMTVSAMAALILMTTSILSVVGSLYLGYILYFVLKDFCIICITTYALNFILFILNYKRLVYLNEAWKQQLQAKQD, encoded by the exons ATGGCGGCGCCCGTCCTGAGAGTGTCCACCCCTCGGTGGGAAAGAATAGCCAGGCTTCTGGTTTGCCTGCTGGGAATACTGTTGTCTATATATGCTTTCCACGTCGAGAGGGAAAAGGCGCGGGATGCGAGTTATAAGGCTCTGTGCGACATCAGCAGCTCCATCAGCTGTTCAAAAGTGTTCAGCTCAAG GTGGGGTCGAGGATTTGGACTCCTGGGCTCAATTTTTGGAAATGACAGCGCGCTGAACCAACCCAACAGTGCATATGGGATTGTCTTTTATGCCTTTCAGCTCCTTCTAG GAATGACTGTCAGTGCAATGGCCGCCCTCATTCTCATGACGACATCCATCTTATCGGTGGTGGGTTCCCTCTACCTGGGTTACATCCTCTACTTTGTCCTAAAGGACTTCTGCATCATCTGCATCACCACATATGCGCTGAACTTCATTCTCTTTATTCTCAACTACAAGCGATTGGTTTACTTGAACGAGGCCTGGaagcagcagctacaggccaagCAGGACTGA